The Microbacterium sp. Nx66 genome contains a region encoding:
- a CDS encoding Rab family GTPase — protein sequence MPFPILVVPVAIAVVAVSGALITAIPKIWKILDKRTVAILGAPQTGKTALIRLLRDFGAPDGALPHAVPGGERGRFPLEIKGRTVDFAVPRDLPGSDGLNVAGWKDAFADADHVWYLFRADLIASGDPEATQMMKTHLALFSRWLGGMSGDAPKILLVGTWADAHPDHARHPARVAREVEAADVVKLGSVKLGGVAVVVGSLATSRDADRLLKGIKNRLQ from the coding sequence GTGCCGTTTCCGATCTTGGTTGTACCCGTCGCGATAGCCGTTGTCGCCGTCAGCGGGGCCCTCATCACCGCGATACCGAAGATCTGGAAGATCCTCGACAAGCGCACGGTGGCGATTCTCGGCGCGCCGCAGACCGGCAAGACCGCCCTCATCAGGCTTCTCCGCGACTTCGGCGCTCCCGATGGAGCATTGCCGCACGCCGTGCCCGGCGGCGAGCGTGGTCGTTTTCCGCTCGAGATCAAAGGCAGGACGGTCGACTTCGCGGTCCCGCGAGACCTGCCCGGCAGCGATGGTCTCAATGTCGCCGGATGGAAGGACGCATTCGCGGACGCCGATCACGTCTGGTACCTCTTCCGAGCAGACCTCATCGCGAGCGGTGATCCTGAGGCGACGCAGATGATGAAGACCCACCTTGCACTGTTCAGCAGATGGCTCGGCGGGATGTCCGGCGACGCGCCGAAGATCCTGCTCGTCGGTACTTGGGCGGACGCGCATCCGGATCACGCTCGTCATCCCGCACGGGTCGCCCGAGAAGTGGAAGCCGCCGATGTCGTCAAGCTCGGGTCCGTCAAACTCGGTGGCGTTGCGGTCGTCGTCGGGAGCCTGGCCACGTCCAGAGACGCCGATAGGCTGCTCAAGGGGATCAAGAACCGTCTGCAGTAG
- a CDS encoding 3'-5' exonuclease, with translation MPTIVWGAAKDPKHDQAVKAKIYTFLGKLSDDDTVPGLHIEPMQKPRDARARTGRVDIHWRAVLFKLEPAGDEPVYVYAGTWHHDEAIKRARTTTLSMNPVNGLAVLRQELDAADETETEVPAAAVPTGEEAPAQATALLADLGFFVTDLTEEFGFDEETAQAAFRITDDDALLDFASDLDTAWQADVLVAMGAGTALHLIKEELKLDQPVVIDPGADDDTKLVEALRHPAAQMQFTFIDDTEELRRVIEGGDFGAWRVFLHPEQREYAERPRNGSFRLTGGAGTGKTVVLLHRTRHLARKDPHARIVLTTFTRALAENLRRDLERLDPDLPFAAKLGEPGILVRGVDQIASDVRAIAGGTAFGEAALAVIGSSRDSMASAAEIDWKSAIHEAGSELPIALRSEAFLEGEYTQVVLPHSIHQLDDYLLVRRPGRGVALDRGRRAAVWAVIEQARKNHRIAGALSFAEVAAVSAEWLRSNGQPLADHVLIDEAQDLVPSKWQLLRALVAEGPDDLFIADDTHQRIYGQPTVLKHYGIAVQGRSRRLTLNYRTTLENLRYAMEILSGVGYSDAEAEDVTTAGYRSSRSGPKPVARPSKSDSAQFDAIADDLKRWIAEGVKPETIAILSVSNASSKKVQQGLGQRDVPVALLNSPRIPGGQPVAMTMHNAKGMEFSRVVLFDVSDGAFPPTIAYKGVPDEEKSDLDKRFRSLLYVAASRARDELVVTWKGAPSALLLGG, from the coding sequence ATGCCCACGATCGTCTGGGGGGCCGCGAAGGACCCGAAGCATGATCAGGCCGTGAAGGCCAAGATCTACACCTTCCTCGGCAAACTCAGCGACGACGACACCGTTCCGGGGCTCCACATCGAGCCGATGCAGAAGCCGCGCGATGCGCGAGCGCGCACGGGTCGGGTGGACATCCACTGGCGAGCGGTGCTCTTCAAGCTGGAGCCCGCGGGCGACGAGCCCGTCTATGTGTACGCCGGAACGTGGCATCACGACGAGGCCATCAAGCGCGCACGGACGACGACGCTGAGCATGAACCCCGTCAACGGTCTGGCCGTCCTACGGCAGGAACTCGACGCCGCCGACGAGACTGAGACGGAGGTTCCCGCAGCGGCCGTTCCCACCGGCGAGGAGGCCCCCGCTCAAGCCACAGCGCTTCTCGCCGATCTCGGGTTCTTCGTCACGGACCTGACAGAGGAGTTCGGTTTCGACGAGGAGACGGCGCAGGCGGCGTTCCGAATCACGGACGACGACGCCCTGCTTGACTTCGCGTCCGACCTGGACACCGCCTGGCAGGCCGACGTCCTCGTCGCGATGGGCGCCGGAACCGCATTGCACCTCATCAAGGAGGAGCTGAAGCTCGACCAACCCGTCGTCATCGACCCGGGTGCGGACGACGACACGAAGCTCGTCGAAGCACTGCGGCATCCCGCCGCCCAGATGCAGTTCACCTTCATCGACGACACGGAAGAGCTGCGGCGCGTCATCGAGGGCGGCGACTTCGGCGCATGGCGCGTGTTCCTGCACCCGGAACAGCGGGAGTACGCCGAGCGTCCGCGCAACGGATCGTTCCGGCTCACCGGAGGCGCGGGCACCGGCAAGACCGTGGTGCTGTTGCACCGCACTCGGCACCTGGCGCGGAAGGATCCCCACGCACGGATCGTGCTGACGACGTTCACGCGAGCGCTGGCCGAGAACCTGCGCCGCGACCTGGAACGACTCGATCCTGATCTGCCGTTCGCGGCCAAACTCGGAGAGCCGGGCATCCTTGTCCGTGGAGTCGACCAGATCGCTTCCGATGTGCGCGCAATCGCCGGCGGCACGGCCTTCGGCGAGGCGGCACTCGCCGTCATCGGGTCTTCCCGTGACAGTATGGCGAGCGCCGCGGAGATCGACTGGAAGTCGGCGATCCATGAGGCCGGCAGTGAGTTGCCGATCGCGCTGCGGTCCGAAGCCTTCCTCGAGGGTGAGTACACGCAGGTCGTCCTGCCGCACAGCATCCACCAGCTCGACGACTACCTGCTGGTGCGACGGCCGGGACGCGGCGTCGCGCTCGACCGTGGTCGACGTGCCGCCGTCTGGGCAGTCATCGAGCAGGCACGCAAGAACCACCGGATCGCCGGAGCACTCTCGTTCGCCGAGGTGGCTGCGGTCTCGGCAGAATGGCTGCGGTCGAACGGGCAGCCTCTCGCTGATCACGTGTTGATCGATGAAGCCCAGGACCTCGTTCCGTCGAAGTGGCAGTTGCTGCGTGCTCTCGTGGCCGAGGGCCCTGACGACCTCTTCATCGCCGACGACACGCATCAGCGGATCTACGGGCAGCCGACGGTGTTGAAACACTACGGCATCGCCGTGCAGGGCAGATCGCGTCGCCTCACGCTCAACTACCGCACGACTCTCGAGAACCTGAGATACGCGATGGAGATCCTGTCCGGCGTGGGGTACTCCGATGCCGAAGCAGAAGACGTGACGACCGCGGGCTATCGCTCGTCACGGAGCGGACCCAAGCCGGTCGCCCGTCCGTCGAAGTCGGATTCCGCGCAATTCGACGCGATCGCGGATGACCTGAAGCGATGGATCGCCGAAGGCGTGAAGCCGGAGACCATCGCCATCCTGTCAGTCTCGAACGCCTCGTCGAAGAAGGTGCAGCAGGGGCTCGGGCAACGTGACGTACCGGTGGCACTGCTGAACTCGCCTCGCATCCCAGGCGGACAACCCGTCGCCATGACGATGCACAATGCGAAGGGCATGGAGTTCTCACGCGTGGTGTTGTTCGACGTTTCGGACGGCGCGTTCCCGCCGACGATCGCGTACAAGGGTGTGCCGGACGAGGAGAAGTCCGATCTCGACAAGCGCTTCCGCTCGCTGCTGTACGTCGCGGCGAGCCGTGCCCGCGATGAGCTGGTGGTTACCTGGAAGGGAGCACCGAGCGCGTTGTTGCTCGGTGGCTGA